A portion of the Candida dubliniensis CD36 chromosome R, complete sequence genome contains these proteins:
- a CDS encoding ribosomal recycling factor, mitochondrial precursor, putative (Similar to S. cerevisiae RRF1) — protein MKKKKKKKKSSFKCEMQNSYDTHIQIFFSNFIFEKSLFIQRGFNLQMFRSVIAQQRSVLPRLAIPRILSPVLFCSSKSFHSSSPCLAKRKNKKSSNNKNNEELDFSEKVDEIPEVTIDFQKVTSNFDNVLAKFNKAATDIKLGKLNPKIFDNLEVNIGNHGQEELVPFTSVAQTSVKGRNFIINLFDASYGKHVINSIIGSGLNMSGTIDPTNKFQIKVPIPNITAETKQENIKQLKEIFENLKNNHKSSSLNYVRSEARNKFQSGLKHNKISDNQHQLLKKLETLHKTYVDKLTDAFKQAEKSILK, from the coding sequence atgaaaaaaaaaaaaaaaaaaaaaaagtcgtCCTTCAAATGTGAGATGCAAAACTCTTACGacacacacatacaaatttttttttcaaatttcatttttgaaaaatcacTTTTCATTCAAAGAGGATTTAACTTACAAATGTTTAGATCTGTGATAGCTCAACAACGTTCCGTTCTTCCAAGATTGGCCATACCAAGAATATTAAGTCCAGTCCTTTTTTGTTCATCAAAGTCCTTCCATTCTTCATCGCCATGTTTGGCGAAGAGAAAGAATAAGAAAAGTAGcaacaataaaaacaatgaggaattggatttttctgaaaaagttgatgaaattCCTGAAGTTACTATTGACTTTCAAAAAGTTACTTCGAATTTCGATAATGTTCTAgctaaattcaataaagcGGCCACAGATATAAAATTGGGTAAACTCAACCCTAAGATTTTTGACAATTTGGAAGTTAATATTGGTAATCATGGacaagaagaattggtCCCATTCACATCCGTTGCACAAACATCTGTAAAGGGgagaaattttattatcaacttGTTTGATGCAAGCTATGGTAAGCATGTCATAAACTCAATTATAGGATCAGGATTGAATATGAGTGGTACCATTGATCCCACcaataaatttcaaattaaagTGCCTATTCCAAATATAACTGCTGAGactaaacaagaaaatatcaaacaattgaaagagATTTTCGAGAATCTTAAGAATAATCATAAATCAAGTTCTTTGAATTACGTTAGAAGTGAAGCTagaaacaaatttcaatCGGGATTAAAACATAATAAAATTAGTGAcaatcaacatcaacttttgaaaaaattagagACTTTACACAAAACTTATGTTGATAAGTTAACTGATGCATTCAAGCAAGCTGAAAAAAGTATTCTTAAATAA
- a CDS encoding monensin sensitivity protein Mon1 homologue, putative (Similar to S. cerevisiae MON1), translated as MLFPKTLNVADKSSLLVPQTTKASATGPTTAVSYETASSEIRSIRGSPYLPSSPVDSQQFDGRSIISASGMSEYIADLNDLPGIRHGINPTSIKTGSTGSRSFKFSNCFQTVDDNELSNKDFFTKYISISKNDDKVQFNHKLKHFFIFSSAGKPIYSMNGADDIVIGYMGILTTIVSSFQENFDQELQLLELDQGVKIVAVNKSPIILISISKLMLETVESVHLQLDTLYCYLIGILSKSVIDKHFHNRLNYDLRRILSPLDFENLDELCLSLAYGIPNTGDGNKNSTFGLYICQVLLTSSRESVKIRHTLRSKLNSIVNTNNADVLFTLLLSGNGKILNYLHPKQHSLPNKDLNMLLFIIHSLLKSQSQQDEDLWLPLCMPNFNDHGFLYVFVRQCQDLVLMLISGSKNSFDTLKLSANEICAKLNSKQELTIQLINELSIPLNVEVPFVFKHFIYKDIRLNQFVMSELPTHEFSSFQFLKCYNELKVNQAKIIKYDNNLNYKKLTYLQDRDITGFMLMDKYYEFYCIIERTSEQEPITSKKLIQISSQIIRWCKKNHARLFVTI; from the coding sequence ATGTTGTTTCCAAAAACGTTAAATGTTGCCGACAAGTCTTCTTTGTTAGTACCTCAAACCACAAAGGCTTCAGCAACTGGACCAACAACTGCTGTTTCATACGAAACTGCCAGTCTGGAAATACGATCTATAAGAGGATCACCATATCTCCCTTCCTCACCCGTTGACTCACAACAATTTGATGGTCGTAGCATAATATCTGCATCTGGAATGTCAGAATACATTGCAGACTTAAACGACCTACCAGGTATTCGTCATGGTATCAACCCCACTTCCATCAAAACTGGTAGTACTGGGTCTAGATCGTTTAAATTTCTGAATTGTTTCCAAACAGTAGACGACAACGAACTATCCAACAAGGatttttttacaaaataCATCAGTATTCTGAAAAATGACGATAAAGTTCAATTCAACcacaaattgaaacatttttttatattctcTAGTGCTGGAAAACCTATATATTCAATGAATGGGGCCGATGATATTGTAATAGGCTATATGGGGATTCTCACGACAATAGTTTCTAGTTTCcaagaaaattttgatCAAGAATTACAATTGCTTGAACTTGATCAAGGTGTAAAGATTGTTGCCGTCAATAAAAGtccaataattttaatcTCAATATCAAAACTTATGTTAGAGACCGTTGAAAGTGTGCATTTACAGTTAGACACGTTGTATTGCTATTTGATAGGGATACTATCAAAGTCTGTAATTGATAAACACTTTCATAATCGATTAAATTATGATCTTAGAAGAATACTAAGTCCGTtggattttgaaaacttgGATGAATTGTGTCTTAGTTTAGCTTATGGGATACCAAACACCGGTGATGGAAACAAAAATTCCACTTTTGGATTATATATATGTCAAGTATTATTAACATCATCAAGAGAAAGTGTTAAAATTAGACACACATTGCGATCCAAGTTAAATAGTATCGTCAACACTAACAATGCGGATGTGCTATTTACATTGTTACTTTCTGGTAATGGCAagatattaaattatttacaCCCTAAACAACATAGCTTGCCAAATAAAGATCTAAACATGctattatttataatacATTCGTTGCTAAAAAGTCAAAGTCAACAAGATGAAGATTTGTGGTTGCCCTTGTGTATGCCGAACTTTAATGATCATGGGTTTCTTTATGTGTTTGTTCGACAATGCCAagatttggttttgatgTTAATTAGTGGCAGCAAAAACTCTTTTGATACGTTGAAATTATCAGCCAATGAAATCTGTGCCAAATTGAACAGCAAACAGGAGCTAACTATCCAGTtgattaatgaattgaGCATACCATTAAATGTTGAGGTACCCTTTGTGTTTAAGCATTTTATTTATAAGGATATTAGATTGAATCAGTTTGTGATGAGCGAATTACCTACACATGAATTTtcaagttttcaatttttaaagtGTTACAACGAGTTAAAGGTCAATCAAgcaaaaattattaaatacgataataatttgaattataaaAAGTTGACATATTTGCAGGATAGAGATATAACTGGATTTATGCTTATGGACAAATACTACGAGTTCTACTGCATTATTGAAAGGACAAGTGAACAGGAACCAATTACATCTAAGAAATTAATACAGATTAGTTCTCAAATTATAAGATGGTGTAAAAAGAACCATGCTCGACTATTTGTTACTATATAA
- a CDS encoding R-SNARE protein, putative (spliced gene;~Similar to S. cerevisiae SEC22): MVESTLIYRYDALPLCGSVDDENNPNLTDQKKKCKILISRITPNSETKASIESGELYTIHYLIDNSIIYICICNKSYPKKLAFSYLSEISHEFFNSHGNDALSNKARPYGFNSFDNFLQKTKKIYQDQRAQSNLDKLNNDLIDVKKVMTKNIEDLLYRGDSLDKMSDLSSSLKQDSLKYKRRAQRINFEAMLRQYIPIVGAGLIFVFMVYYLLFRR, encoded by the exons ATGGTCGAGTCTACATTGATTTATAGATATGACG CGCTTCCATTATGTGGATCAGTGGACGATGAaaataatccaaatttAACAGatcaaaagaagaaatgtaaaatattgatttcgAGGATTACCCCCAATTCAGAAACAAAGGCTAGTATAGAGTCGGGTGAATTGTACACAATccattatttaattgacAATTCCATTATTTATATCTGTATATGTAACAAGAGTTACCCCAAGAAATTGGCATTTTCTTATTTACTGGAAATTTCTcatgaatttttcaatagtCATGGTAATGACGCTTTAAGTAATAAAGCCAGACCATATGGGtttaattcttttgataattttttacaaaaaacaaagaaaatttatcaagatcAGCGTGCTCAATCTAATTTGGACAAATTAAATAACgatttaattgatgttAAAAAAGTCATGACAAAGAATATTGAAGATCTATTATATAGGGGCGATTCTTTGGATAAAATGAGTGACTTATCGAGCTCTTTGAAACAAGATTCTTTGAAATATAAGCGAAGAGCCCAAAGAATAAACTTTGAAGCAATGTTGAGACAGTATATTCCAATCGTTGGTGCTGGgttaatttttgtttttatgGTTTATTACCTACTCTTTAGAAGATAA